In Streptomyces asoensis, a single genomic region encodes these proteins:
- a CDS encoding glycerophosphodiester phosphodiesterase, whose product MNFLTIGHRGVMGVEPENTLRSFVAAEHAGLDVVELDLHLSKDGALVVMHDPEVDRTTDGTGPIADRTLAELRTLDAGRGERVPVFEEVLDAVRLPLQAEIKDVQAARALAAVMHERDLVDRVEVSSFHDEALVEIARLVPGVRTALIGSRYGLDLVDRAVRAGAATVCLNLRRLTLETVEEARKRDLRIIGWVVNTQEQLRLVRALELDGATTDYPEIRRTGRFTA is encoded by the coding sequence TTGAACTTCCTCACCATCGGTCACCGCGGAGTCATGGGTGTCGAGCCCGAGAACACCCTGCGTTCCTTCGTCGCCGCCGAACACGCGGGCCTGGACGTCGTGGAACTCGATCTGCACCTGAGCAAGGACGGCGCCCTGGTGGTCATGCACGATCCGGAGGTGGACCGGACGACCGACGGGACCGGGCCCATCGCCGACCGGACCCTCGCGGAGCTGAGGACGCTCGACGCGGGACGCGGGGAGCGGGTCCCGGTGTTCGAGGAGGTCCTGGACGCCGTGCGGCTCCCCCTCCAGGCGGAGATCAAGGACGTGCAGGCGGCACGCGCGCTGGCCGCGGTGATGCACGAGCGCGACCTGGTGGACCGCGTGGAGGTGTCCTCCTTCCACGACGAGGCCCTCGTCGAGATCGCGCGCCTGGTCCCCGGCGTGCGCACCGCCCTCATCGGCAGCCGCTACGGCCTGGACCTCGTCGACCGCGCGGTGCGGGCCGGCGCCGCGACGGTCTGCCTCAACCTGCGCCGGCTCACCCTGGAGACCGTCGAGGAGGCGCGCAAGCGCGACCTGCGGATCATCGGCTGGGTGGTCAACACGCAGGAGCAGCTGCGGCTCGTCCGCGCCCTGGAGCTGGACGGCGCGACCACCGACTATCCGGAGATCCGGCGCACCGGCCGCTTCACGGCGTAG
- a CDS encoding VOC family protein: protein MVHVLGSRILLRPADPERSRAFYGEQLGLAVYREFGTGPERGVVYFLGGGFLEVSGRSQSRPDPAVRLWLQVADVAAAHDELRAAGVPIVRPPVREPWGLIEMWIEDPDSTPIVLVEVPADHPIRYRPGI from the coding sequence ATGGTGCACGTACTCGGCAGCAGGATCCTGCTCCGCCCGGCCGATCCCGAGCGCTCCCGCGCCTTCTACGGCGAACAGCTGGGTCTGGCCGTCTACCGCGAGTTCGGGACGGGGCCCGAGCGGGGCGTCGTGTACTTCCTCGGCGGAGGCTTCCTGGAGGTCTCGGGCCGCTCGCAGAGCCGGCCGGACCCCGCCGTGCGGCTCTGGCTGCAAGTGGCGGACGTGGCGGCGGCGCACGACGAACTGCGCGCCGCGGGTGTGCCGATCGTGCGGCCGCCGGTGCGGGAGCCCTGGGGGCTGATCGAGATGTGGATCGAGGACCCGGACAGCACGCCGATCGTCCTCGTCGAGGTGCCCGCCGACCATCCGATCCGGTACCGGCCGGGCATCTGA
- a CDS encoding GNAT family N-acetyltransferase, which yields MDTAAAFTFRDAADTDVDALVALIESAYRGDSSRAGWTTEADILHGQRTDPDGVLAVIEAPESRLLTVERDGRIVACCQLEHRGLYAYFGMFAVSPLVQGEGLGKTVMAEAERQARETWGVVEMHMTVISVREELIAWYERRGYRRTGRTTPFPYGDERFGIPQRDDLEFELLVKELI from the coding sequence ATGGACACCGCCGCCGCCTTCACCTTCCGCGACGCCGCCGACACCGACGTGGACGCGCTCGTCGCCCTCATCGAGTCGGCCTACCGGGGCGACTCCAGCCGGGCCGGGTGGACCACCGAGGCGGACATCCTGCACGGGCAGCGGACCGATCCCGACGGGGTGCTCGCGGTCATCGAGGCGCCGGAGAGCCGGCTGCTGACCGTCGAGCGGGACGGGCGGATCGTGGCCTGCTGCCAGCTCGAACACCGCGGCCTGTACGCCTACTTCGGCATGTTCGCCGTCAGCCCCCTGGTGCAGGGCGAGGGCCTCGGCAAGACCGTCATGGCGGAGGCCGAGCGGCAGGCGCGCGAGACCTGGGGGGTCGTGGAGATGCACATGACCGTGATCTCCGTGCGTGAGGAGCTCATCGCCTGGTACGAGCGGCGCGGCTACCGCAGGACCGGCCGGACGACCCCCTTCCCCTACGGCGACGAGCGCTTCGGCATCCCGCAGCGCGACGACCTCGAGTTCGAGCTGCTGGTGAAGGAACTCATCTGA
- a CDS encoding SDR family oxidoreductase — translation MGNGALSGAVIAVAGAGGPAGRAALLRLAEAGATVVGADNDPERLAEAVDAARYGAGGATVTGEPVDLLDLDSTRDWALRVEKEFGRIDGVVHLVGGWRGSETFIKTSLDDWDFLELLLIKTVQHTSLAFFEGLQRSERGRYVLISASGASKPTAGNAAYAAAKAAAEAWTLALADAFRKAGGAEGPTSAAAILVVKALVHEAMRADRPNAKFAGFTDVKDLAEAIAGVWEKPATEVNGQRLWLTEKP, via the coding sequence ATGGGGAACGGGGCTCTCAGCGGAGCGGTGATCGCGGTCGCCGGCGCGGGCGGACCGGCCGGCCGGGCGGCACTGCTCAGGCTCGCCGAGGCGGGCGCCACCGTCGTCGGCGCGGACAACGACCCCGAGCGCCTGGCGGAGGCCGTCGACGCGGCCCGCTACGGCGCCGGAGGCGCCACCGTCACCGGCGAGCCGGTCGACCTGCTCGACCTGGACTCCACCCGGGATTGGGCGCTGCGCGTCGAGAAGGAGTTCGGCCGGATCGACGGCGTGGTCCACCTCGTCGGCGGCTGGCGCGGGAGCGAGACGTTCATCAAGACCAGCCTGGACGACTGGGACTTCCTGGAGCTGCTGCTCATCAAGACCGTCCAGCACACCTCGCTCGCCTTCTTCGAGGGCCTACAGCGCAGCGAGCGCGGCCGGTACGTCCTGATCAGCGCCTCCGGTGCCTCGAAGCCCACCGCGGGCAACGCCGCGTACGCCGCCGCCAAGGCCGCGGCCGAGGCCTGGACCCTCGCGCTCGCCGACGCCTTCCGCAAGGCCGGGGGCGCCGAGGGGCCGACCTCCGCGGCTGCCATCCTGGTGGTGAAGGCGCTGGTGCACGAGGCGATGCGCGCCGACCGCCCCAACGCGAAGTTCGCGGGTTTCACGGACGTCAAGGACCTGGCCGAGGCCATCGCCGGGGTCTGGGAGAAGCCCGCCACCGAAGTGAACGGACAGCGTCTGTGGCTCACCGAGAAGCCGTGA
- a CDS encoding DUF6421 family protein, protein MTEILVQAAAGEQVPPTTRVVEHPAWRVLKDAVERIRPWQSKDGSIDFAAEGAPARTDAERAVQDVVEAVEELSPLLPHDADYHRALVKDLRLWADGGFEVPDFLDSLLAFQPAANRRDGLTHLVVFAMYTQNGNPDRNLEAVVLRMVWPEWLAELERTRYDNPLFCGIKFDDFTSGYDTNSAVLFPETIAVREAPERFSWGGIFCDREAARFRRVTDAAVDILGLELPEDIAAMVHDQKRSEEAFVLWDMVHDRTHSHGDLPFDPFMIKQRQPFWMYGLEELRCDLTAFKEAVKLEADGVPQARDVQYAVLFDRMFRFPVTGDRNRNYDGLGGQLLFAYLHKHDVVRWTDNKLHIDWQRAPQVTNELCADIEKLYRDGIDRPKLVHWFAGYELVSTYLAPHPGSKWAKGPDALDLTQPPRRLVDDVLPDEFPLSMFYEALSKKLKNVIASTKGITADSAERIAA, encoded by the coding sequence ATGACGGAAATTCTTGTGCAGGCAGCTGCGGGGGAGCAGGTTCCTCCGACGACCAGGGTGGTCGAGCACCCGGCGTGGCGCGTGCTCAAGGATGCCGTGGAGCGCATCCGGCCCTGGCAGTCGAAGGACGGCTCGATCGACTTCGCGGCCGAGGGCGCGCCCGCGCGCACGGACGCCGAGCGCGCCGTCCAGGACGTGGTCGAGGCCGTCGAGGAGCTCTCCCCGCTGCTCCCGCACGACGCCGACTACCACCGCGCGCTGGTCAAGGACCTGCGGCTGTGGGCCGACGGCGGCTTCGAGGTGCCCGACTTCCTGGACTCGCTGCTGGCCTTCCAGCCCGCCGCGAACCGTCGCGACGGTCTGACGCACCTGGTCGTCTTCGCGATGTACACGCAGAACGGCAACCCGGACCGCAACCTGGAAGCCGTCGTGCTGCGCATGGTCTGGCCCGAGTGGCTGGCCGAGCTGGAGCGCACCCGCTACGACAACCCGCTGTTCTGCGGCATCAAGTTCGACGACTTCACGTCGGGCTACGACACCAACTCCGCCGTCCTCTTCCCGGAGACCATCGCCGTCCGCGAGGCGCCGGAACGTTTCTCCTGGGGCGGCATCTTCTGTGACCGCGAGGCCGCCCGCTTCCGCCGGGTGACCGACGCCGCCGTCGACATCCTGGGCCTGGAGCTGCCCGAGGACATCGCCGCCATGGTCCACGACCAGAAGCGCTCCGAGGAGGCCTTCGTCCTGTGGGACATGGTCCACGACCGCACCCACAGCCACGGCGACCTGCCGTTCGACCCCTTCATGATCAAGCAGCGCCAGCCGTTCTGGATGTACGGGCTCGAGGAGCTGCGCTGCGACCTCACCGCTTTCAAGGAGGCCGTGAAGCTGGAGGCCGACGGCGTCCCCCAGGCCCGTGACGTGCAGTACGCCGTGCTGTTCGACCGGATGTTCCGCTTCCCGGTCACCGGCGACCGCAACCGCAACTACGACGGCCTCGGCGGCCAGCTGCTCTTCGCCTACCTGCACAAGCACGACGTCGTCCGATGGACCGACAACAAGCTGCACATCGACTGGCAGCGCGCTCCGCAGGTCACCAACGAGCTGTGCGCCGACATCGAGAAGCTGTACCGCGACGGCATCGACCGCCCGAAGCTCGTCCACTGGTTCGCCGGCTACGAGCTGGTCTCCACCTACCTCGCGCCGCACCCCGGGTCCAAGTGGGCCAAGGGTCCCGACGCCCTCGACCTGACCCAGCCGCCCCGCCGTCTCGTCGACGACGTGCTTCCGGACGAGTTTCCGCTGAGCATGTTCTATGAGGCACTGTCCAAGAAGCTGAAGAACGTGATCGCCTCCACCAAGGGCATCACGGCGGACAGCGCCGAGCGGATCGCCGCGTGA